In the genome of Microcoleus vaginatus PCC 9802, the window GGCGACGATCGGATATTTGCCGGTAAAGGCGATGATCTCGTCGACGGTGGTGATGGCAATGACTTGGTTTCTGGCGACAGAGGCAACGACACCGTACTCGGCGGATCGGGCAGCGATACAGTCTACGGTGGCCAAGGCAACGATATTGTCGATGGCGGCGACGGCAACGACACTGTATACGGCGGTAAAGAAAACGATACTGTCAATGGTGGCGGTGGCAATGACTTTATCTCTGGCGACAGAGGCGCTGATGTCCTGACCGGCGGTGCTGGCAGCGATACGTTCTTCTTCTTCTCCAGCGGTGGCGATTATGGGCTAGACACGATCACTGACTTTGCCCCAGGTGAAGATAAGATCCGCTTGAAGCAGGGTGGTGTGTTCTCTGGTTTGGGCAGCAGCTTCGAGGCAAGCGAGTTTGTCGTCGTTTCTAATTTCAACGAAGGTACTCCAGGAACAGCCACGAGCAACAAGTTAGTCTACGACCCAACAAGCGGTAAGTTGTTCTTCAACGGCACCAGCGGCGTGCTAACTATTGCTCAGTTGCAGCCTGGCCTGACAATTACCTCGAACAACTTCGAGTTGTTCTAAAACAACTGGCTGTTGTGGGGCAGCACCGGATAAGATTCGGGGCTGTTCTCACAAAACCGGTAGTTTTAAAGGATTTCAACCTCACTCTGCCACAAGCGGGGTGAGGTTGAAATATTCAATGCAGGAACTGAAGCAGGGGCAGTTAA includes:
- a CDS encoding calcium-binding protein; the protein is MTQVTNPTQPASSLPGGGGGSNIIGIQTANRLNGSSGDDIILTFGAPDVIAGGAGNDVILSGGQNDSVGGGDGNDIIASGSGNDVVAGGSGDDRIFAGKGDDLVDGGDGNDLVSGDRGNDTVLGGSGSDTVYGGQGNDIVDGGDGNDTVYGGKENDTVNGGGGNDFISGDRGADVLTGGAGSDTFFFFSSGGDYGLDTITDFAPGEDKIRLKQGGVFSGLGSSFEASEFVVVSNFNEGTPGTATSNKLVYDPTSGKLFFNGTSGVLTIAQLQPGLTITSNNFELF